The following proteins are encoded in a genomic region of Nicotiana sylvestris chromosome 4, ASM39365v2, whole genome shotgun sequence:
- the LOC138889397 gene encoding uncharacterized mitochondrial protein AtMg00300-like, with the protein MDAGYNVYFANNSAVIKFNKRFIYNVARVHDLFILDISPYVLQQPKELNNINLPHKRKRISELSKTYLWHLRLGHINLNRISRLVSDGPLSSLKVESLPTCESCLEGKMTKRHFPSKGNRASDKLELIHSDLCGPMNIQARGGFEYFVTFTDDYSKYGYIYLL; encoded by the coding sequence ATGGATGCTGGTTATAATGTTTATTTTGCTAATAACTCTGCTGTTATTAAGTTTAATAAACGTTTTATCTACAATGTTGCTAGAGTACATGACCTTTTTATTCTTGATATATCTCCTTATGTGCTACAACAACCAAAAGAACTAAATAACATTAATCTACCACATAAAAGAAAGCGTATTTCTGAATTGAGTAAAACTTATTTATGGCACTTACGTCTAGGCCATATAAATCTAAATAGGATTTCCAGATTGGTCTCAGATGGACCTTTGAGTTCATTGAAAGTGGAGTCACTACCAACATGCGAATCCTGTTTAGAAGGCAAAATGACCAAGAGACATTTCCCCTCAAAAGGAAATAGGGCCAGTGATAAGCTAGAATTAATTcactctgatttgtgtggtcctaTGAATATACAAGCAAGAGgtggttttgagtattttgtgactttcacagatgattactcaaaatatggatatatttATCTGTTGTGA